The Paenibacillus amylolyticus genome contains the following window.
TGCCAGTACACTCTCATGATGTGCAATCTCATCCATACCAATCTGCTCCAGAAAATCAATGGCTGCTCCCAATCCTACCGCTCCTGCGATAATCGGGGTTCCGCCTTCGAACTTCCAGGGAAGTTCTTTCCAGTTGGATTCGTACAGACCCACATCATCAATCATTTCACCGCCGAACTCAATGGGCTCCATGGACTCCAGCAGCGCCTTTTTGCCGTAGAGTGCACCGATTCCGGTTGGTCCGCACATTTTATGACCGGATAATGCATAGAAATCACAGTCCAGATCCTGCACATCCACCTTCATATGAGGTGTGCTTTGTGCACCATCCACAACGATGACAGCACCATTGCGATGGGCAATTTCAGCAATTTGTTTCACGGGATGGATCAGCCCCATAACATTGGATACATAAGCGATTGCTACAATTTTAGTATTGTTCGTAATCGTCTTCTCGACATCAGCCAATTCAATATGACCGTCAGGCTGAAGCGGGATGTACTTCAATGTTGCACCTGTCTCCTTGGCAACCTGCTGCCAAGGAATCAGATTACTATGATGCTCCATTTGCGTGATAACAATTTCATCGCCTTCTTTGCAATTGGCACGGGCGTATGATGAAGCCACCAGATTCAGGGCTGTCGTTGTCCCGCGGGTAAAGATAATCTCCTGGGTACTACGCGCATTG
Protein-coding sequences here:
- a CDS encoding cysteine desulfurase, which translates into the protein MNPSIREQFPILHQEINGHPLVYLDSAATSQKPRAVIEAVKHYYEYENSNVHRGVHTLGSRATDAYEGAREKVAKFINARSTQEIIFTRGTTTALNLVASSYARANCKEGDEIVITQMEHHSNLIPWQQVAKETGATLKYIPLQPDGHIELADVEKTITNNTKIVAIAYVSNVMGLIHPVKQIAEIAHRNGAVIVVDGAQSTPHMKVDVQDLDCDFYALSGHKMCGPTGIGALYGKKALLESMEPIEFGGEMIDDVGLYESNWKELPWKFEGGTPIIAGAVGLGAAIDFLEQIGMDEIAHHESVLAAYATERLSEIDGLTIYGPAKRHVGVVTFNLGDVHPHDVATVLDASGIAIRAGHHCCQPLMRWLEVSSTARASFYLYNNEQDVDRLVSALIQTKEYFGDAT